A genomic segment from Frateuria edaphi encodes:
- a CDS encoding isocitrate dehydrogenase produces the protein MSKTIAVIPGDGIGPEIMTATLRVLDALDCGLSYDVVDAGMVALEKHGDLLPKPTLDKIAEHRVALKGPLTTPIGGGFTSINVTLRRHFDLYANVRPATSFPGTRARYENIDIITVRENTEGAYLAEGQTLSEDGEVATSMIRVTRKGCARIVRYAFEMAVKKGRKKVTAVHKANIIKTASGLFLNVAREIAKEYPQIEFNEMIVDNTCMQLVMRPEQFDVIVTTNLFGDILSDLCAGLVGGLGLAPGDNIGEHAAIFEAVHGSAPDIAGKGIANPCALLLAAADMLDHLGMVDKGTRLRNAIRETMANDHEHVTPDLGGKGNTQSFGEAIARRVKA, from the coding sequence ATGAGCAAAACCATCGCCGTGATCCCGGGCGACGGCATCGGTCCGGAAATCATGACCGCCACGCTGCGCGTGCTCGACGCGCTCGATTGCGGCCTGAGCTACGACGTCGTCGACGCCGGCATGGTGGCATTGGAGAAGCACGGAGACCTGCTGCCCAAGCCGACCCTGGACAAGATCGCCGAACACCGCGTCGCGTTGAAGGGCCCGCTCACCACCCCGATCGGCGGTGGCTTCACCTCGATCAACGTGACCTTGCGCCGGCATTTCGACCTCTACGCCAACGTCCGCCCCGCCACGAGCTTCCCGGGCACCCGCGCGCGCTACGAGAACATCGACATCATCACGGTGCGCGAGAACACCGAGGGCGCCTACCTCGCCGAGGGCCAGACGCTCTCCGAGGACGGCGAGGTCGCGACCTCGATGATCCGCGTGACCCGCAAGGGCTGCGCGCGGATCGTGCGCTATGCCTTCGAGATGGCGGTGAAGAAAGGCCGCAAGAAGGTCACCGCGGTGCACAAGGCCAACATCATCAAGACCGCCTCGGGCCTGTTCCTCAACGTGGCGCGCGAGATCGCCAAGGAATACCCGCAGATCGAATTCAACGAGATGATCGTGGACAACACCTGCATGCAGCTGGTGATGCGCCCCGAGCAGTTCGACGTGATCGTGACCACCAACCTGTTCGGCGACATCCTCTCGGACCTGTGCGCCGGCCTGGTCGGCGGCCTGGGCCTGGCGCCGGGCGACAACATCGGCGAGCACGCAGCCATTTTCGAAGCGGTCCATGGTTCCGCCCCGGACATCGCCGGCAAGGGCATCGCCAACCCCTGCGCGCTGCTGCTGGCCGCGGCCGACATGCTCGACCACCTGGGCATGGTCGACAAGGGCACCCGCCTGCGCAACGCCATCCGCGAGACCATGGCCAACGACCATGAGCACGTTACGCCGGACCTTGGCGGCAAGGGCAACACGCAGAGCTTCGGCGAGGCAATCGCCAGGCGCGTGAAGGCCTGA
- a CDS encoding carboxymuconolactone decarboxylase family protein: MSDADKSKDRLAEFTAFRQRMNERILSEDNQVVRRFFALDTQTYKPGALDVKTKELLGLVASMVLRCDDCISYHVAQCKEAGVTREEFFETFSVGLVVGGSIVIPHLRRAVDFLDQLEGGQTEGAACADHA; encoded by the coding sequence ATGAGCGACGCCGACAAGAGCAAGGACCGCCTGGCGGAATTCACCGCGTTCCGCCAGCGCATGAACGAGCGCATCCTGTCCGAGGACAACCAGGTCGTGCGGCGCTTCTTCGCGCTCGACACGCAGACCTACAAGCCCGGCGCGCTCGACGTGAAGACCAAGGAGCTGCTCGGCCTGGTCGCCTCGATGGTGCTGCGTTGCGACGACTGCATCAGCTACCACGTGGCGCAATGCAAGGAAGCTGGCGTCACCCGCGAGGAGTTCTTCGAGACCTTCAGCGTGGGTCTGGTGGTCGGCGGATCTATCGTCATCCCGCACCTGCGCCGGGCCGTGGATTTTCTCGACCAGCTGGAAGGTGGCCAGACCGAAGGCGCCGCCTGCGCCGACCACGCATGA
- the sigJ gene encoding RNA polymerase sigma factor SigJ, with product MDTQTALFQQHRPRLFGLAYRMLGTPTDAEDVLHDAWLRWHAQDTSALDDPEAWLVTVTTRLALDRLRRAKTEREHYTGPWLPEPLVPDAERPEAELERGETLTLSFLLLLERLSPEERAAFLLHEVFDYSHGEAAAILGIAEDACRQRVHRAKTRLREGRPRFSVDTPTRRRMLQRFIEAVKQPDLESLRALFAEDAIAIADGGGVVRAVLRPLQGADRLARLYMQIGIRFYSRPDVHFTTTTLNGEPVLLAWAGDTLVSATWVECEGDQITATLALRHPDKLARLAAVTKSRPLASLH from the coding sequence ATGGATACCCAGACCGCCCTGTTCCAGCAGCACCGCCCCCGCCTGTTCGGGTTGGCCTACCGCATGCTCGGCACGCCCACCGACGCCGAGGACGTGCTGCACGACGCCTGGCTGCGCTGGCACGCGCAGGACACCAGCGCCCTGGACGACCCGGAAGCCTGGCTGGTCACGGTCACCACCCGCCTGGCGCTCGACCGCCTGCGCCGCGCCAAGACCGAGCGCGAGCACTACACCGGTCCCTGGCTGCCCGAGCCGCTGGTGCCGGATGCGGAGCGCCCGGAAGCCGAGCTGGAGCGCGGCGAGACCCTCACCCTGTCTTTCCTGCTGCTGCTCGAACGGCTGAGTCCGGAAGAGCGGGCCGCGTTCCTGCTCCACGAAGTCTTCGATTACAGCCATGGGGAGGCCGCGGCGATCCTCGGCATCGCCGAGGATGCCTGCCGGCAGCGCGTGCACCGCGCCAAGACGCGCCTGCGCGAGGGGCGGCCGCGCTTCAGCGTGGATACGCCGACCCGGCGGCGCATGCTCCAGCGCTTCATCGAGGCGGTAAAGCAGCCCGACCTCGAATCGCTGCGCGCGCTGTTCGCGGAAGACGCCATTGCGATCGCCGATGGCGGCGGCGTCGTGCGAGCCGTCCTGCGTCCTCTGCAGGGGGCCGACCGCCTTGCCCGCCTCTACATGCAGATCGGCATCCGCTTCTATTCACGTCCGGACGTGCACTTCACCACGACCACGCTCAATGGCGAACCCGTGCTGCTGGCCTGGGCCGGGGACACGCTGGTCAGCGCCACATGGGTCGAATGCGAGGGCGACCAAATCACCGCCACCCTCGCCCTTCGTCATCCCGACAAGTTGGCGCGCCTGGCGGCGGTCACGAAAAGCAGGCCTCTGGCGTCCTTGCATTGA
- a CDS encoding cation diffusion facilitator family transporter, which translates to MSGHANSLKAIFLALGANFAIFIAKLVAAFLTGSGAMLAEAVHSLADCGNQGLLLLGMRQAKRPPSDEYPLGWGRALYFWSFLVAILLFSVGGVFSVYEGVHKLSHPEPLKWPWLALGVLVFGVIAEGISMRGCMQEVNKARGEQNLWTWFRETRSSELLVIFGEDLAALIGLCLAALAVGATMLTGNLLFDAMGTVAIGVLLVVVAVALAVEVKALLIGQGVEPRRRGELLAFLENRPEVAKVLNLITLQMGADVMVSVKAKMQPCASDRALIDAINVVERDMKAQFPDIRWSFFEPDVTD; encoded by the coding sequence ATGTCCGGCCACGCCAACTCGCTCAAGGCGATCTTCCTCGCGCTCGGCGCCAACTTCGCCATCTTCATTGCCAAGCTCGTCGCCGCCTTCCTGACCGGTTCGGGCGCGATGCTCGCCGAGGCGGTGCATTCGCTGGCCGATTGCGGCAACCAGGGCCTTTTGCTGCTGGGCATGCGCCAGGCCAAGCGGCCGCCGTCGGACGAGTACCCGCTGGGTTGGGGGCGCGCGCTGTATTTCTGGTCGTTCCTGGTGGCGATCCTGCTGTTCAGCGTCGGCGGCGTGTTCTCGGTCTACGAGGGCGTGCACAAGCTCAGCCATCCCGAGCCGCTGAAGTGGCCCTGGCTGGCACTTGGCGTGCTGGTATTCGGCGTGATCGCCGAAGGCATTTCCATGCGCGGCTGCATGCAGGAGGTCAACAAGGCACGCGGCGAGCAGAACCTGTGGACCTGGTTCCGCGAGACCCGCTCCAGCGAGCTGCTGGTGATCTTCGGCGAGGACCTGGCCGCGCTGATCGGCCTGTGCCTGGCCGCGCTGGCGGTGGGCGCCACCATGCTGACCGGCAACCTGTTGTTCGATGCCATGGGCACCGTCGCGATCGGCGTGCTGCTGGTGGTGGTGGCCGTGGCGCTGGCGGTGGAGGTCAAGGCGTTGCTGATCGGCCAGGGCGTGGAGCCGCGCCGTCGCGGCGAACTGTTGGCCTTCCTGGAGAACCGCCCGGAGGTGGCCAAGGTGCTGAACCTGATCACGCTGCAGATGGGAGCGGACGTGATGGTCTCGGTCAAGGCGAAGATGCAGCCGTGCGCCAGCGATCGTGCGCTGATCGACGCGATCAACGTCGTCGAACGGGATATGAAAGCGCAGTTCCCGGACATCCGCTGGAGCTTCTTCGAGCCGGATGTGACGGACTGA
- a CDS encoding Slp family lipoprotein codes for MRIRLASIMFRSLVPATLLVLAACAPAPIYKPSPNAVSAAPFQVAQSPEQFASQQVIWGGRIVGVTNLADHSEVEVLAYPLDKSQRPQANDSGSGRFIAVMPGYVESLDYPAGGLITVNGQLNGSRAGKVGQADYVFPLVQVNQSHVWTADEMNKGKNNVHFGVGVGVGIR; via the coding sequence ATGCGCATCCGCCTCGCTTCGATCATGTTCCGCTCGCTCGTGCCCGCCACGCTGCTGGTGCTCGCCGCCTGCGCTCCCGCGCCGATCTACAAACCCTCGCCAAACGCGGTGAGCGCCGCGCCGTTCCAGGTCGCCCAATCGCCCGAGCAGTTCGCCAGCCAACAGGTGATCTGGGGCGGGCGCATCGTCGGCGTCACCAATCTGGCCGATCACAGCGAGGTGGAAGTCCTCGCCTACCCGCTGGACAAGTCGCAGCGGCCGCAGGCCAACGACAGCGGCAGCGGCCGGTTCATCGCGGTGATGCCCGGTTACGTGGAATCGCTCGATTACCCGGCCGGCGGCCTGATCACGGTCAACGGCCAGCTCAACGGCAGCCGCGCCGGCAAGGTCGGCCAGGCTGACTACGTGTTTCCGCTGGTGCAGGTGAACCAGTCGCACGTGTGGACCGCGGACGAGATGAACAAGGGCAAGAACAACGTGCACTTCGGCGTGGGTGTCGGCGTCGGCATCCGCTGA
- a CDS encoding aspartyl/asparaginyl beta-hydroxylase domain-containing protein translates to MIFTPRLIVLLLLLLFAGCVLLVHLRGRARLRFDRQLVDHSAIFAPYNLLMYAFSAVPARPILDRRGFPQLDLLQANWQTIREEALRLFDEGHIRAAEKHNDASFNSFFKQGWKRFYLKWYGEPLASAEALCPKTVELLNAIPSIKAAMFATLAPHSKLNPHRDPFAGSLRYHLGLITPNSRDCRIFVDGEEHAWGDGKDVVFDETYVHWVENKTDQTRVILFADVERPLRTRWMGAVNQRVGAFMGKITASPNADNGNEKVGFVNRMFALNQRSRERSKAFKRRHPKLFRGLKYAGIVLLIWLVFLAPWPLVR, encoded by the coding sequence ATGATCTTCACCCCCCGCCTGATCGTCCTGCTGCTGCTCCTGCTGTTCGCCGGCTGCGTGCTGCTGGTGCATCTGCGCGGGCGGGCGCGGCTGCGCTTCGACCGCCAGCTCGTGGACCATTCGGCCATCTTCGCCCCGTACAACCTGCTGATGTACGCCTTCTCGGCAGTACCGGCGCGGCCGATCCTCGACCGCCGCGGCTTCCCGCAGCTGGACCTGTTGCAGGCCAACTGGCAGACCATTCGCGAGGAGGCGCTGCGCCTCTTCGACGAAGGCCACATCCGCGCCGCCGAAAAGCACAACGACGCCAGCTTCAACAGCTTCTTCAAGCAGGGCTGGAAGCGCTTCTACCTCAAGTGGTACGGCGAGCCGCTGGCCTCGGCCGAGGCGTTGTGTCCCAAGACGGTCGAGCTGCTCAACGCCATCCCCAGCATCAAGGCGGCGATGTTCGCCACGCTGGCGCCGCACAGCAAGCTCAATCCCCACCGCGATCCGTTCGCCGGCTCCCTGCGCTACCACCTGGGCCTGATCACCCCCAACTCGCGCGACTGCCGCATCTTCGTCGACGGTGAGGAACACGCCTGGGGCGACGGCAAGGACGTGGTGTTCGACGAGACCTACGTGCACTGGGTGGAAAACAAGACCGACCAGACCCGCGTGATCCTTTTCGCCGATGTCGAGCGACCGCTGCGCACGCGCTGGATGGGCGCGGTCAACCAGCGGGTCGGCGCGTTCATGGGCAAGATCACTGCCTCGCCGAACGCGGACAACGGCAACGAGAAGGTGGGTTTCGTCAACCGCATGTTCGCTCTCAACCAGCGCAGTCGCGAGCGCAGCAAGGCGTTCAAGCGCCGGCATCCGAAACTGTTCCGCGGGCTCAAGTACGCCGGCATCGTGCTGCTGATCTGGCTGGTGTTCCTGGCGCCCTGGCCGCTGGTGCGCTGA
- the phoB gene encoding phosphate regulon transcriptional regulator PhoB, whose translation MHKRILIVEDEASIRDMVTFALHKAGMEAMQAADARAAQIAIAEQVPDLILLDWMLPGTSGLELARRLRKEELSREIPIIMLTARGEEMDRVNGLEAGVDDYVVKPFSTRELIARIKAVLRRSQGDDGTGMVELGGLRIDGPAHRVFAGEEPVPIGPTEYRLLYFFMTHPERVYTRAQLLDHVWGGSVYVEERTVDVHIRRLRKTLEPWQLDAMVQTVRGAGYRFSASV comes from the coding sequence GTGCACAAGCGCATCCTCATCGTCGAAGACGAAGCCTCCATCCGCGACATGGTCACCTTCGCGCTGCACAAGGCCGGCATGGAGGCCATGCAGGCGGCAGACGCCCGTGCCGCGCAGATCGCCATCGCCGAGCAGGTGCCGGACCTGATCCTGCTGGACTGGATGCTGCCAGGCACCAGCGGGCTGGAACTGGCGCGGCGGCTGCGCAAGGAAGAACTCAGCCGCGAAATCCCGATCATCATGCTCACCGCGCGCGGCGAGGAGATGGACCGGGTCAACGGCCTGGAGGCAGGCGTCGACGATTACGTCGTCAAGCCCTTCTCCACGCGCGAACTGATCGCCCGCATCAAGGCCGTCCTGCGCCGCAGCCAGGGCGACGACGGCACTGGCATGGTCGAACTGGGCGGCCTGCGCATCGATGGGCCGGCGCACCGCGTCTTCGCCGGCGAGGAGCCCGTGCCGATCGGCCCCACCGAGTACCGCCTGCTGTACTTCTTCATGACCCATCCCGAGCGCGTCTACACCCGCGCCCAGTTGCTCGACCACGTATGGGGCGGCAGCGTCTACGTGGAGGAGCGCACGGTGGACGTGCACATCCGCCGCCTGCGCAAGACGCTGGAGCCCTGGCAGCTCGACGCGATGGTGCAGACCGTGCGCGGCGCGGGCTACCGCTTCTCGGCCAGCGTCTGA
- a CDS encoding 23S rRNA (adenine(2030)-N(6))-methyltransferase RlmJ encodes MNYRHAYHAGNFADVLKHVVLSALIDALKAKPTPFAVIDTHAGSGCYALEGKEAEKTGEWREGVGRLLFPDVGPHASSGGTLPPLLRHWLDGLLAMPGNEHGLKLYPGSPLQAAMAMRESDSAQLCELQPEEASRLRELFHHDKRMHVHQRDGYEALKALLPPKEKRGLVLIDPPYEAQEAEYRLIEQALKGALVRWPTGIYAVWYPIKQRSQVQPFLRWLGHCGARRVLRAELLVHPDDSPLRLNGSGMAILNAPWKLDDTLREPMRALSRLLAQERPAEWRLDWLLEEGAAPQPSPLPRSHGRR; translated from the coding sequence ATGAACTACCGCCACGCCTACCACGCCGGCAACTTCGCCGATGTCTTGAAGCACGTCGTGCTGTCCGCGCTGATCGATGCGCTCAAAGCCAAGCCCACGCCATTTGCCGTGATCGACACGCACGCGGGCAGCGGCTGCTACGCGCTCGAGGGCAAGGAGGCGGAGAAGACCGGCGAGTGGCGCGAAGGCGTGGGGCGGCTGCTGTTTCCCGACGTGGGCCCCCATGCCAGCTCGGGCGGCACGCTGCCGCCGCTGCTGCGGCACTGGCTGGACGGCCTGCTGGCGATGCCCGGCAACGAGCACGGCCTGAAGCTTTATCCCGGGTCGCCGCTGCAGGCGGCCATGGCCATGCGCGAGAGCGACAGCGCCCAGTTGTGCGAGCTGCAGCCGGAGGAAGCCTCGCGCCTGCGCGAGCTGTTCCATCACGACAAGCGCATGCACGTGCACCAGCGCGACGGTTACGAGGCGCTCAAGGCGCTGCTTCCGCCAAAGGAAAAGCGCGGGCTGGTGCTGATCGACCCGCCCTACGAGGCGCAGGAGGCCGAGTACCGGTTGATCGAGCAGGCGCTCAAAGGCGCCCTGGTGCGCTGGCCCACCGGCATCTATGCCGTGTGGTATCCGATCAAGCAGCGCAGCCAGGTGCAACCGTTCCTGCGCTGGCTCGGCCATTGCGGCGCCCGCCGCGTGCTTCGCGCCGAACTCCTGGTGCATCCGGACGACTCGCCGCTGCGGCTGAATGGTTCGGGCATGGCGATCCTCAACGCGCCGTGGAAGCTGGACGACACATTGCGCGAGCCGATGCGCGCGCTGTCCCGGCTGCTGGCGCAGGAACGCCCGGCCGAATGGCGCCTGGACTGGCTGCTCGAAGAAGGCGCCGCGCCGCAACCGTCGCCGCTACCGCGTTCACACGGTCGCCGCTAA
- the grxC gene encoding glutaredoxin 3, which yields MPKIEVYSTAVCPYCVAAKNLLKSKGLEWNEVRVDADPAQRDLMLQRSGGRRTVPQIFINDQHVGGYDDLVAADRSGKLKQLLGEAA from the coding sequence ATGCCCAAGATCGAGGTCTATTCCACCGCCGTTTGTCCCTACTGCGTGGCCGCCAAGAACCTGCTCAAGTCCAAGGGGCTGGAGTGGAACGAGGTGCGCGTGGATGCCGACCCGGCCCAGCGCGACCTGATGCTCCAGCGCAGCGGCGGTCGCCGCACGGTGCCGCAGATCTTCATCAACGACCAGCACGTGGGCGGTTACGACGATCTGGTCGCCGCCGACCGCAGCGGCAAGCTCAAGCAACTGCTCGGCGAGGCCGCATGA
- a CDS encoding carboxymuconolactone decarboxylase family protein, translating into MSRFAIQRHYKSMMPLVQLGKQIHDAGRLEPRLIDLVLMRVSQINGCAYCLDMHSKDARAAGETEQRLYVLPAWRETTLFSERERIALAWAEELTELASHDAVSDALYEQARQLFDEDALVDLTLLVVTINSWNRINIAARTIGGSYKPGQHG; encoded by the coding sequence ATGTCCCGTTTCGCCATCCAACGTCACTACAAATCCATGATGCCGCTGGTCCAGCTCGGCAAGCAGATCCATGACGCCGGCCGCCTGGAGCCGCGCCTGATCGATCTGGTGCTCATGCGTGTGTCGCAGATCAACGGCTGCGCCTACTGCCTGGACATGCACAGCAAGGACGCCCGGGCGGCCGGCGAAACCGAGCAACGCCTGTACGTCCTGCCGGCCTGGCGCGAAACCACCCTGTTCAGCGAACGCGAGCGCATCGCCCTGGCCTGGGCCGAGGAACTGACCGAACTGGCCTCGCACGACGCGGTCTCCGACGCCCTCTACGAGCAGGCCCGCCAGCTCTTCGACGAAGACGCGCTGGTCGACCTCACGCTGCTCGTGGTGACGATCAACAGCTGGAACCGCATCAACATCGCCGCGCGTACGATCGGCGGGAGCTACAAGCCCGGCCAGCACGGCTGA
- the phoR gene encoding phosphate regulon sensor histidine kinase PhoR → MKHRARRLAITLHDLRDAADSLPDAIVLLDEAWRVRWFNRASETLLGLRRGRDRGVLLSERLQGTDLAAWLRSGARMPLHDVPAPGRAEGHLDVSVQPFGRRQRMLMARDISPLTRLEQIRRDFVANVSHELRTPLTVIHGYLELLDPEDVPALAPVLGEMRAQSKRMGQIVEDLLTLSRLETQEHVIDERVPMAALLATLRKEAEALSQGRHQIALELETDCDLLGSPRDLHSALSNLVSNAVRYTPNGGSITIRWQRTAAGATYAVADTGYGIPASHLARLTERFYRVSSSRSRETGGTGLGLSIVKHVLNLHQARLTVESTPGKGSTFAFHFGPERLLPPETQ, encoded by the coding sequence ATGAAACACCGCGCCCGCCGCCTCGCCATCACCCTGCACGACCTGCGCGACGCGGCCGACAGCCTGCCCGATGCGATCGTGCTGCTGGACGAAGCCTGGCGTGTGCGCTGGTTCAATCGCGCCTCCGAAACGCTGCTGGGCCTGCGCCGCGGCAGAGACCGCGGCGTGCTGCTGTCCGAGCGCCTGCAGGGCACCGACCTGGCCGCCTGGCTGCGGTCCGGGGCCCGGATGCCGCTGCACGACGTGCCGGCGCCCGGCCGCGCCGAGGGTCACCTGGACGTCTCGGTGCAGCCGTTCGGCCGCCGCCAGCGGATGCTGATGGCACGCGACATCAGTCCGCTGACGAGGCTCGAACAGATCCGCCGCGACTTCGTGGCCAACGTCTCGCACGAGTTGCGCACGCCGCTCACCGTGATCCACGGCTACCTGGAGCTGCTCGATCCGGAGGACGTGCCCGCACTCGCCCCGGTCCTTGGCGAGATGCGCGCGCAGTCCAAGCGCATGGGCCAGATCGTGGAAGACCTGCTGACCCTTTCTCGCCTGGAAACCCAGGAACATGTCATCGACGAGCGCGTGCCGATGGCCGCGTTGCTCGCCACCCTGCGCAAGGAGGCCGAGGCGTTGAGCCAGGGTCGACACCAAATTGCGCTGGAGTTGGAAACCGACTGCGACCTGCTCGGCTCGCCCCGGGACCTGCACAGCGCGCTGTCCAACCTGGTCAGCAACGCCGTGCGCTACACCCCCAACGGCGGCAGCATCACGATCCGCTGGCAGCGCACGGCCGCGGGCGCGACCTACGCCGTGGCCGATACGGGCTACGGCATCCCGGCCAGCCACCTGGCCCGGCTGACCGAACGCTTTTACCGCGTGTCGTCCAGTCGCTCGCGCGAAACCGGCGGCACCGGACTGGGGTTGTCCATCGTCAAGCACGTGCTCAACCTGCACCAGGCGCGCCTGACCGTGGAAAGCACGCCCGGCAAGGGTTCGACCTTCGCCTTCCATTTCGGGCCGGAACGTCTGCTCCCGCCCGAAACTCAGTAG
- a CDS encoding M48 family metalloprotease, with the protein MAMAPRPAPRLLTALLTACLAFGAGAQEDIRLPDLGSSADALISPQDAQDYGAAMLREMRSLDMVVEDPLLDDYLNDLGYRLVAGSDRPKDHFTFFVVKDEEINAFAAPGGYIAVNSGLIAITRSESELAGVIAHEIGHITQNHLQRAFEDSKKDAPLMALVLLGAVAAGASSHSGDSPMAVLAAGQGLIAQRSINFTRKDEVEADRVGIQTLANAGFDPRGMASFFERMQDTLRAGSGGTDVPALLQTHPVTLARISDAKSRAGALLAAQKLRPSGTTLVRSEWEKTTAPIAYVKDPTALLAATAPKDGLDTYALMRERARVLAGDASRLVHYYNASFGTAGFDSPANRYGYALALTRSGAGAQAIAQLKPLLAAHPGNLILDLAMADAQLQDGQRADALARYARLNARSPRNRAVALAYAKALTAGGDTAEATLAASLLRPLLDNADEPDVYRSYARASDKAGDSVRAGEAYSDASYLSGRPFDAMEQLKRLLKRDDLDYYARARIQARIADLTPLVLELRKRKVQTEDNPDGRSQ; encoded by the coding sequence ATGGCCATGGCACCACGACCCGCCCCCCGCCTGCTGACCGCGCTGCTCACCGCCTGCCTTGCCTTCGGCGCGGGCGCGCAGGAGGACATCCGCCTGCCGGACCTGGGCAGTTCGGCGGACGCGCTGATTTCCCCGCAGGACGCCCAGGACTACGGCGCCGCCATGCTGCGCGAGATGCGCTCGCTGGACATGGTGGTGGAAGACCCGCTGCTGGACGACTACCTCAATGACCTGGGCTACCGTCTGGTGGCTGGCAGCGACCGTCCGAAGGACCATTTCACCTTTTTCGTGGTCAAGGACGAGGAGATCAACGCCTTCGCCGCTCCCGGCGGCTACATCGCCGTCAACTCCGGCCTGATCGCCATCACCCGCAGCGAAAGCGAACTGGCCGGCGTGATCGCCCACGAGATCGGCCACATCACTCAGAACCACCTCCAGCGCGCGTTCGAGGATTCGAAGAAGGATGCGCCGCTGATGGCGCTGGTGCTGCTGGGCGCGGTCGCCGCCGGCGCCAGCTCGCACAGTGGCGATTCGCCGATGGCGGTGCTGGCCGCCGGACAAGGCCTGATCGCGCAGCGCTCGATCAACTTCACCCGCAAGGACGAGGTCGAGGCCGATCGCGTGGGCATCCAGACACTCGCCAACGCCGGTTTCGATCCGCGCGGCATGGCCAGCTTCTTCGAGCGCATGCAGGACACGCTGCGCGCCGGCTCCGGCGGCACCGACGTGCCCGCGCTCCTGCAGACCCACCCGGTCACGCTCGCGCGCATCAGTGACGCCAAGTCGCGCGCGGGCGCGCTGCTGGCCGCGCAGAAGCTGCGCCCGAGCGGCACTACGCTGGTGCGCAGCGAGTGGGAAAAGACCACCGCGCCGATCGCCTACGTGAAGGACCCGACCGCGCTGCTCGCCGCCACCGCACCCAAGGACGGTCTGGACACCTACGCGCTGATGCGCGAACGCGCGCGCGTACTGGCCGGCGACGCTTCCAGGCTGGTCCACTACTACAATGCGAGTTTCGGCACGGCCGGCTTCGACAGCCCGGCCAACCGCTACGGCTATGCGCTGGCGCTGACCCGCAGCGGCGCCGGCGCGCAGGCGATCGCGCAGCTCAAGCCGCTGCTGGCGGCGCATCCGGGCAACCTGATCCTCGACCTGGCGATGGCTGACGCACAGCTGCAGGACGGTCAGCGCGCCGACGCGCTGGCCCGCTATGCCCGCCTCAACGCCCGCTCGCCGCGCAACCGTGCGGTGGCGCTGGCCTACGCCAAGGCGCTGACCGCTGGCGGCGACACTGCCGAAGCCACGCTCGCCGCGTCGCTGCTTCGCCCGCTGTTGGACAACGCCGACGAACCGGACGTCTACCGCAGCTACGCCCGCGCCAGCGACAAGGCCGGCGACAGCGTGCGCGCCGGCGAGGCCTACTCGGACGCCAGCTACCTCTCCGGTCGCCCGTTCGACGCCATGGAACAGTTGAAGCGCCTGCTCAAGCGCGACGACCTGGACTACTACGCCCGTGCGCGCATCCAGGCGCGCATCGCCGATCTGACGCCGCTGGTGCTGGAACTGCGCAAGCGCAAGGTGCAGACCGAGGACAATCCGGACGGGCGAAGCCAGTAG